Proteins from a genomic interval of Treponema brennaborense DSM 12168:
- a CDS encoding peptidoglycan glycosyltransferase FtsW translates to MNRFALFAERPVESSRRCDASLIAGIILFWGLGILTLYMCSANYGSRVFDDSLYFVKRQLLLSVPSGIACICCATFSLDVIRKLLPGFVIGTLILCLLPFVPGIGSPRNGASRWIRVPFAGETFQPSELAKIAVILFLANWFDKRSEQSESEPLKMRSAIAGLSVFVLIVLFQDDFSTALFILLIGLLLFYMAGAKLGYLVPFGLLAVFALLLFVFSSPFRVNRLIAFINPEFDTHGYNYQTSAARTAISDGGFWGQGMGSGLDKINRIPEIQTDYIFAGWAEAMGFFGVIGYFALLLFFSWRAYTAAVRCRNTFGALIGFGAASCILVQSLMNCGVVCGALPATGITLPFFSYGGSSLLATFCLSGLSINISRYREEPVESVL, encoded by the coding sequence ATGAACCGATTCGCACTTTTTGCCGAGCGCCCGGTTGAGTCGAGCCGGAGATGCGACGCATCTTTGATTGCCGGTATTATTTTATTCTGGGGCTTGGGTATATTGACGCTGTATATGTGTTCGGCGAATTACGGCTCCCGGGTGTTCGATGATTCGTTGTATTTTGTAAAGCGGCAGTTGCTGCTGTCCGTTCCCAGCGGGATCGCCTGCATATGCTGCGCGACGTTCAGTCTCGACGTGATCAGAAAACTGCTGCCGGGATTCGTTATCGGGACGCTGATTTTGTGTCTGCTGCCTTTTGTCCCCGGAATCGGTTCTCCCCGTAACGGCGCAAGCCGCTGGATACGGGTTCCGTTTGCCGGAGAAACGTTTCAGCCGTCGGAATTGGCAAAAATTGCCGTCATATTGTTTTTGGCGAACTGGTTTGATAAACGTTCCGAACAGTCCGAATCGGAACCGCTTAAAATGCGTTCGGCAATTGCCGGATTGAGCGTTTTCGTGTTGATCGTATTGTTTCAGGACGATTTTTCGACGGCGCTGTTCATTTTGCTGATCGGTCTGCTGCTGTTTTATATGGCAGGCGCAAAACTCGGTTATCTGGTTCCGTTCGGCCTTCTGGCCGTGTTCGCTTTGCTGCTGTTCGTGTTCAGTTCTCCGTTCCGCGTAAATCGTCTCATCGCGTTTATCAATCCGGAATTCGATACGCACGGATACAATTATCAAACGTCCGCCGCCAGAACTGCGATCAGCGACGGCGGCTTTTGGGGACAGGGTATGGGGTCCGGTTTGGATAAAATTAACCGGATTCCGGAAATCCAGACCGATTATATTTTTGCCGGATGGGCCGAAGCGATGGGCTTTTTCGGCGTTATAGGATATTTCGCGCTGCTGCTGTTTTTTTCATGGCGGGCGTATACGGCCGCGGTGCGCTGCCGTAATACGTTCGGTGCGCTGATCGGTTTCGGTGCTGCCAGCTGCATTCTGGTGCAGTCGCTGATGAACTGCGGCGTGGTGTGCGGTGCGCTTCCGGCAACGGGTATAACGCTGCCGTTTTTTTCGTACGGCGGCTCTTCGCTGCTTGCGACTTTCTGTTTGAGCGGTTTGTCGATCAATATTTCCCGTTATCGGGAGGAACCTGTCGAATCGGTGTTGTAA
- a CDS encoding cell division protein FtsQ/DivIB, giving the protein MSDTFVYTDMNGFVTEHHSGHKTADSKVMMLKVLVGVLCAVLAVEVVLYTVIIPSLVPVKISFSGLQQYTSEELVRILNVSSDDTWIRFDTAAAASALATCAAIESVSVEKRFPDTVFVSVTERIPVATTLIEADGRTLPVQIDKNGVLFSAKAGTSVAQLPLVTGLPVEQYADGMRLHSKYRALMQQLAALETLPQKYLTAVSEIHIEPKEYGNYELVLYPTYSKTRVLTDRTLNEDALQYMIVVLDVVNSIEPDIAEIDLRYGSVSFRTAASAF; this is encoded by the coding sequence ATGAGTGACACTTTCGTTTATACGGATATGAACGGATTCGTAACGGAACATCATTCCGGACACAAAACGGCGGATTCCAAAGTGATGATGCTCAAAGTACTTGTGGGGGTGCTTTGCGCGGTACTGGCCGTTGAAGTCGTTTTATATACGGTTATTATTCCGTCTCTGGTACCGGTGAAAATTTCGTTTTCGGGTTTGCAGCAGTATACGAGCGAAGAACTGGTTCGGATACTGAACGTTTCTTCCGACGATACGTGGATCCGCTTCGATACGGCCGCGGCGGCTTCCGCGCTGGCGACGTGTGCGGCAATCGAGTCCGTGTCCGTTGAAAAACGCTTTCCCGATACGGTGTTCGTTTCCGTTACGGAACGGATCCCGGTTGCGACGACGCTGATAGAAGCCGACGGCCGGACGCTCCCTGTTCAAATCGATAAAAATGGTGTATTATTTTCGGCGAAGGCCGGAACCTCCGTTGCTCAGCTGCCGCTCGTAACGGGGCTGCCCGTTGAACAGTATGCGGACGGAATGCGTCTGCACAGTAAATACCGCGCGCTGATGCAGCAATTGGCTGCGCTTGAAACGCTGCCGCAGAAATATCTGACGGCCGTTTCGGAAATCCATATCGAGCCGAAAGAGTACGGTAATTACGAATTGGTTTTGTATCCGACCTATTCGAAAACGCGGGTTCTGACCGATAGAACTTTGAATGAAGATGCGTTACAATACATGATTGTAGTGCTGGATGTCGTTAATTCTATCGAACCCGATATTGCCGAGATCGATTTACGGTACGGTTCCGTTTCGTTCCGGACGGCGGCATCCGCGTTTTAA
- the ftsA gene encoding cell division protein FtsA, translating to MSDIIVGLDIGTSFVRAVIGEFTENDTIQIIGVGKSVSTGLRNGAVVNIEATMRALKEAIEAAEMVSGYEVMSCVTGIGGLQIESLNSKGLVAVTGKGKSSREITQADVTRVIEAAKAVVIPMDRQILHVVPQSYIVDGQRGIKNPKDMIGIRLEAEVHIITASVTAVQNIQRCVDRAGYKIDGVMLKTLAATQAVMTEEELELGSILIDLGGGTTDALVLVGGAPVCTVSVPVGSSFVTNDIAVVKGISFETAERIKLKSGCCWEPLIDSYEEVIIPGVGGRAPEAISRVEICQIIQARMEELFEMVRSEIVKKSNLTQLSGNVVLVGGGALLPGVVELAQSVFKTTSVRIGIPGNLGGIMEEYRTPEYATVAGLILSNLNLRRRIDIKHNNKYNERENTKKSGGNLGKKLSDLFKEFF from the coding sequence TTGAGTGATATTATCGTCGGACTCGATATTGGTACCAGTTTCGTAAGAGCCGTTATCGGTGAATTTACGGAAAACGATACCATCCAGATTATCGGGGTCGGTAAAAGCGTTTCAACCGGACTGCGCAACGGCGCCGTCGTCAACATAGAAGCGACGATGCGTGCGTTGAAGGAAGCGATTGAAGCCGCCGAGATGGTTTCCGGATATGAAGTCATGTCCTGCGTTACCGGTATCGGCGGTCTGCAGATAGAGAGTCTCAACTCCAAAGGATTGGTTGCGGTAACCGGCAAGGGCAAAAGCAGCCGTGAGATCACGCAGGCCGACGTTACGCGCGTGATAGAAGCTGCCAAAGCGGTCGTTATCCCGATGGATCGCCAGATACTGCACGTCGTGCCGCAGTCGTATATTGTCGACGGGCAGCGCGGCATTAAAAATCCCAAAGACATGATCGGCATCCGTTTGGAGGCCGAAGTACATATCATCACCGCTTCGGTGACCGCCGTTCAGAACATTCAGCGGTGCGTCGACCGTGCCGGATATAAAATCGACGGAGTCATGCTTAAAACGCTTGCCGCCACTCAGGCGGTTATGACGGAAGAAGAACTTGAACTCGGTTCCATTTTGATCGATTTGGGCGGCGGAACGACGGACGCGCTGGTCCTCGTGGGCGGCGCGCCGGTGTGCACCGTATCCGTGCCGGTCGGCAGCAGCTTCGTAACCAACGATATCGCCGTCGTAAAGGGCATTTCGTTTGAAACGGCCGAACGGATCAAACTGAAATCCGGTTGCTGCTGGGAGCCGCTCATCGATTCGTATGAAGAAGTCATCATTCCCGGCGTGGGCGGCCGCGCTCCCGAAGCGATCTCGCGCGTGGAGATTTGTCAGATAATTCAGGCCCGGATGGAAGAACTTTTCGAGATGGTGCGCTCCGAAATTGTGAAAAAATCCAACCTGACGCAGCTTTCCGGCAACGTCGTACTCGTCGGCGGCGGCGCTTTGCTGCCGGGCGTCGTGGAACTTGCCCAAAGCGTGTTCAAAACGACTTCCGTGAGAATCGGAATTCCGGGCAACTTGGGCGGTATTATGGAAGAGTACCGGACGCCCGAATACGCAACCGTTGCGGGCCTGATTTTAAGTAATTTGAACCTCCGGCGCCGTATTGATATAAAACATAACAATAAATATAATGAGAGGGAAAATACGAAAAAATCCGGCGGTAATCTGGGGAAAAAACTGTCCGATTTATTTAAAGAATTTTTTTGA
- the ftsZ gene encoding cell division protein FtsZ, with protein MMDISVVSEQTVNPTVIKVIGCGGGGSNAVNRMIEAGVENVDFVVVNTDLQALNYSNAPKKIGIGSKLTGGLGAGGKPEVGEEAAKEDEDTISNILKGADMVFVTAGMGGGTGTGAAPVIARIAKQQGALTVGVVTKPFDFEGKVKMKLAEEGIRRLHAEVDTLIVIPNQYLLKVIDRRTPIKQAFLQADDVLRQGVQGISEVITKPGLVNVDFNDVRTTMEGKGDAIMGIGSGTGDNRAVDAATTAINNPLLEDSHIDGAKNILINITCGEDVSMTEIAEVVNIINASADSEVHIIYGVVVDTSMQDDMTVTVIATGFNTAVHENLAQQAAQIEQHAAIKNDNNTVDIDDFIRVVSGKSVPKRSAPAAEADLFSSAGIAGGAVKTPAGGSVPLPTGHAAESGKEQGKPSGPHLSGGASVPSSGDIKIPAYLRKIQLGE; from the coding sequence ATGATGGATATTTCGGTTGTCAGTGAGCAGACGGTGAATCCGACGGTAATTAAAGTTATCGGCTGCGGCGGCGGCGGGTCGAACGCCGTTAACAGAATGATAGAGGCCGGCGTCGAAAACGTCGATTTCGTAGTCGTAAATACGGATTTGCAGGCGCTCAACTACTCAAATGCGCCTAAAAAGATAGGGATCGGTTCAAAACTGACCGGCGGTCTCGGTGCGGGCGGAAAGCCTGAAGTCGGTGAAGAAGCCGCCAAAGAAGATGAAGATACGATTTCAAACATATTGAAAGGCGCCGATATGGTGTTCGTTACCGCCGGAATGGGCGGCGGTACGGGAACCGGAGCGGCTCCGGTGATCGCACGGATAGCCAAGCAGCAGGGGGCGCTGACTGTCGGCGTCGTTACCAAACCGTTCGATTTTGAAGGCAAAGTCAAAATGAAGCTTGCCGAAGAAGGCATCCGCAGACTGCACGCGGAAGTCGATACGTTAATCGTGATTCCGAACCAGTATCTGCTGAAAGTAATCGATCGCCGCACGCCGATCAAACAGGCGTTTTTGCAGGCTGACGACGTACTGCGCCAAGGCGTGCAGGGAATTTCTGAAGTTATCACGAAACCCGGTTTGGTTAACGTCGATTTCAACGACGTGCGCACTACGATGGAAGGCAAAGGCGACGCCATTATGGGCATCGGCAGCGGTACCGGCGACAATCGCGCCGTGGACGCGGCGACTACCGCAATCAATAATCCTCTGCTGGAGGATTCCCACATCGACGGCGCAAAAAATATCCTGATAAACATTACGTGCGGTGAAGACGTTTCCATGACGGAAATAGCCGAAGTCGTCAATATCATCAACGCTTCGGCCGATTCGGAAGTGCATATCATTTACGGCGTGGTGGTGGATACTTCCATGCAGGATGATATGACGGTAACGGTTATTGCGACGGGATTCAACACCGCGGTTCACGAAAATCTTGCCCAGCAGGCGGCGCAAATTGAACAACATGCGGCAATAAAAAACGATAATAATACGGTAGATATAGACGATTTTATCCGTGTCGTGAGCGGAAAATCGGTGCCGAAACGTTCCGCACCGGCGGCGGAGGCGGATCTGTTTTCATCCGCGGGAATTGCCGGCGGCGCGGTAAAAACTCCGGCGGGAGGATCCGTTCCTCTGCCGACCGGACACGCCGCTGAAAGCGGAAAAGAGCAGGGTAAGCCGTCCGGGCCGCATCTGTCCGGCGGAGCTTCGGTGCCGTCGTCCGGCGACATAAAAATTCCGGCGTATTTACGTAAAATCCAATTGGGAGAGTAG